The window GAGCTCAGtgtaactgaaatgtttttgagcAGCACAAAAGccattttatttcacatttctgtaaatgtgtgcTTGATTGAGCAAGATTTGGTCTAAAACAAACCATAGGCTACTGATAAGCACACAAAAAGGTCAgaaaacaagccaaaaaaaGGTGTCAGCTGGCGAGAAGGGATCATTTAAGGCATAAAAGTGAGCTTTCAAACCTACATCATTTATTGTGATACCAACAGTTAGTACTGGAAGGTTCTCTGTATTTATCGGATTCCACGGcatatttttaatatgtaaCAAACGACAAGCAATATTGCAAAAACCCTGctttgcaaaacaaacaaaaaaaaattccaggtAGACATTCAACGAAACTCGGGGAGTTATTCAACATTTGTCAAACTTTAACATAGGATTATATCCGTCTCCATGACAACGGGGCACTCAAGCTGATAAACGTGAGCAGTTACAGTGCAAGCACACAGGAACATTAAAGCACAAGTGCTTCAGAATTGCAATTTTTATCCAATTTCATCCAATTGAATTAGACACCATCACAGCAGAGTTCTGGAGGAGTGAAGTATTAATGTTCACAAACGTTTTCAGTAAACCACACAAAATTAAAGGAAGTAATCTTATTGTTATTGCTTGAAAAAGGTAAGTTTTAATGAGGCTgactctttttaaaatgtgactttttcttgTGTCGGAGGAGCTAATGTCACACCTTTCATCTGAAGCACATGTGCCGTCTTCTGGAACAAACTTTCTGTCCTTACACTCGAGCTGCTAAAGCACAGGGTCACGTCTTGGCACCTTTAAGAACTTGGACTCCGCTTCCCCTAAAGACCGTTTTTGTAGTCATGACCCATCAGGACGGGACCAGCTCATCTGCCTGCATGACACTGGGACTTTTCCCAcaagttttattatttctgcCTGAAAAGACAAACACCTGATACATGCAGCCCAGCAGTCAGGCTTTAGAGTCCTAGGACGCGTCCTAGTACATCACAGTGTGTGGGGTGCGCAACCGAGCCTGTTTGCTGTGTGGAACAGAAGGGGGGGGGGTTCGTTTCTTTGATCTCTGCCACCTTGACAACCTTCCACGAGTGGAAAAGACAAGGCAAAAAGCAAAGACTGATCCAGCGAGCAGAGCAGAGCGGGGGTTCAGGAGTTAGTCTAGGTCCCAGCCTGGTCTCCATGATTTCTGCCGTTTCCCGCCACCCGCCACTCTGCTCTTCAAACCCCATCGACCTCCACTAGCCGTGGAGGCAGCTGCTGTCTTGGAGCAGGCGGCTCTAATTTATCTGCAGAGGCGGAAGCCCGGGGTGCCATCCGGTCCGGTGGGTTGACGAATCGCCTGATTGATTGGACGAACGGGTTCTGACTGTTGCTGCACACTCACACGAGCAGGTCTAGAGAGGGAGAGGGAACATTATTCCTTAAATAACTACTTATCGTTTGATATTAAAGAATTCTACGTGGGTTTTGATGTAACGGTTCTTACCTATCCTGGCCTGGATTGTCCTGAGGCGTTTCTTCCGACGAAGCACTTCCTAAAATCCTCCTCCTCGCCTCTGCATACTCTGCCTCCCGTTGGGCCAAAGATTTAGTCTGCTGCGAGGGACGAGACGAAGAAGCGTTTCCTGCAGAGGCGTTATTGGAAGGCC is drawn from Oryzias melastigma strain HK-1 linkage group LG5, ASM292280v2, whole genome shotgun sequence and contains these coding sequences:
- the LOC112145647 gene encoding SUZ domain-containing protein 1; protein product: MEDEEVAESWEEAADSGEIERRLEAKLKINQEAKKSTLKPAGSPVRTAVVIQDDSLPAAPPPQIRILKRPSNNASAGNASSSRPSQQTKSLAQREAEYAEARRRILGSASSEETPQDNPGQDRPARVSVQQQSEPVRPINQAIRQPTGPDGTPGFRLCR